One segment of Nostoc flagelliforme CCNUN1 DNA contains the following:
- a CDS encoding amidohydrolase family protein yields MMLNGYSIIDADSHVIEPPSMWAEYLEPEFKQFAPSPEMKIQGEDIVKKVSRQVRAVGNKQMMQAHPNAYFQSYNVDSHVQEMVQMGIDLAFLYPTYGLWLWAIDTMQPEVAGAFTSAYNNWLKDFCSYDPDKLKGVGAINLHAPESMVHELHRVVDFGWKAVFLRPNPVKGRLLSDSAYEPFWTECERLGIAVGIHEGTHSCLPTTGTERFNTRFATHACSHPMEQMMALLALIEGGVLERHPKLKVAFLESGCGWLPYWLWRLDEEYENLAWEDTIHDNVKIKPSDYFRRQCFIAIEPSEPLLVQVIEYIGTDNFIFGSDYPHMDHKPNIVADMVKLEEKFSKETVQKILWDNPRRFYGLDKMEKVNLIAKEKLS; encoded by the coding sequence ATGATGTTAAACGGATATTCGATTATTGATGCGGATTCCCACGTTATTGAACCTCCCAGTATGTGGGCTGAGTATCTCGAACCAGAATTTAAACAGTTTGCCCCCTCACCAGAAATGAAAATTCAAGGGGAAGACATTGTAAAAAAAGTCTCTAGGCAAGTTCGTGCTGTAGGAAATAAGCAGATGATGCAAGCTCATCCTAATGCTTATTTCCAAAGCTACAATGTCGATTCTCACGTTCAAGAGATGGTGCAGATGGGGATCGATCTGGCATTCCTTTATCCAACTTATGGATTATGGCTTTGGGCGATCGATACTATGCAACCAGAAGTTGCTGGCGCTTTTACCAGCGCTTACAACAATTGGTTAAAAGACTTTTGCAGCTACGATCCAGATAAATTGAAGGGGGTAGGAGCAATTAATCTGCACGCGCCAGAGTCAATGGTGCATGAATTGCATAGAGTTGTCGATTTTGGCTGGAAAGCGGTGTTTTTACGCCCTAACCCCGTAAAAGGAAGACTGTTGAGTGACTCTGCTTACGAGCCTTTTTGGACAGAATGCGAGCGATTAGGCATAGCAGTAGGTATTCACGAAGGGACTCACAGTTGTTTGCCAACTACTGGAACAGAAAGGTTTAACACTCGTTTTGCTACCCACGCTTGCTCTCATCCGATGGAACAGATGATGGCTTTATTAGCGTTGATTGAAGGAGGGGTATTAGAACGTCATCCAAAACTGAAAGTGGCTTTTCTAGAATCCGGTTGTGGCTGGCTTCCCTATTGGCTGTGGCGACTAGATGAAGAGTATGAAAATTTAGCTTGGGAGGATACAATTCATGATAATGTCAAAATCAAGCCATCAGACTATTTTCGTCGCCAGTGCTTTATTGCCATAGAGCCTTCAGAACCATTACTAGTTCAGGTGATTGAATATATCGGCACGGACAATTTTATCTTTGGTTCGGACTATCCCCATATGGATCACAAGCCGAACATCGTTGCAGACATGGTAAAGCTTGAGGAAAAATTCTCGAAAGAAACTGTGCAAAAGATTCTTTGGGATAATCCTCGCCGTTTTTATGGTTTGGATAAAATGGAAAAAGTTAACTTAATAGCAAAGGAGAAATTATCATGA